GACTACGACCAGACGATTGCGGAATTGCTCGCGGAAAATTATGTCGGCCGGCTGGCCGAACTGGCGCACCAGCATGGCCTGCGGCTCAGCATCGAGGGCTACGATTTGCCCTTTGGTGACGAAGCAACCTACACGGCCGCGGCCGATGAACCGATGAGCGAGTTCTGGGCGACCGGCGGAAATCAGAACGAGGCCAAGGCGCGGCAGATGGCGTCGGTCGCGCACATCATGGGAGAAAAGATCGTCGGCGCGGAGGCGTTTACCTCGGGCGACAACGAGCAGTGGAAGTTTCATCCGGCGACCGTCAAGGCCCTTGGCGATTACGAGTTTTCCCAGGGCATCAACCGGTTTGTCATCCATCGCTACGCGTTTCAGCCGTATCTCGACCGTTACCCTGGTTCCACGATGGGGCCGTGGGGACTGCACTACGAACGCACCCAGACCTGGTGGGAAATGTCCGGGCCCTGGCACGAATACCTGGCCCGCTGCCAGTTCATGTTGCGGCAGGGATGGTTCGTCGCTGATCTGTGCTACCTGCGTCCGCAGTTGCCCAACCAGACTTATTTCACTCCCAATCCGGCCGTTCCGGACGGTTACAAATACGATGAATGCAGCGCCGCGGCGTTGTTGTCCAGGATGCGCGTGAAGGCCGGACGGCTGGTGTTGCCGGACGGCATGAGCTATCGCCTGCTGGTGCTGCCCGCCGGAGTGCGGTCGATGACGCCGGAGCTCGTCAAAAAAATCAAACAACTGGTCGCCGACGGAGCCACTGTGTTCGGTCCGCGTCCGCTCGCTTCGCCCAGCCTTGCCGATTATCCCAAGTGCGATGACGAAGTGACGCAACTGGCGGCGCAGGTCTGGGGTGATTGTGACGGCGAGACCGTGACGGAACATGCCTTTGGCAAAGGCCGGGTCATTTGGGGGCAGCCGTTGAAAACCGTCCTGGAAAAATTGCCGACGCCGGCGGATTTCACGGCGAGCACGAAGCTGAACTGGATTCATCGCGAGGTGGGCGGGCAGCAGGTTTACTTTGTGGCCAATGAACGGGCCATTCCGGTGGAAGCGCGTTGCACGTTCCGGGTAAAGAATCTGCGGCCCGAGTTGTGGGATCCGAAAACCGGAACGATTTCGCCCTTGCCCCTGTTTGCGGAAACGAATGGGACGATTGCCGCAACCTTGCGCTTGGGCGGCAGTGGTTCGACGTTTGTGGTCTTTCGCCAGCGCAGCCGGCCGGCCGATTCCGTGATCGATTTCACCCGCGCCGGGCAGCCTGTGGTGCCGTTGACCCGGGCGTCGGTCATTCGGATTCAGCGCGCCATTTACGGGGTGCCGGGCGACGCGTCACGCACGCGGGATGTGGCGGCCAAATTGCAGGCGCTGGTGGACGGCGGGCAAACGGATTTCCGGGTCACCCAAATGGCCGCGGGCGACGATCCGGCTTACGGCATTGTCAAAACCCTCGAGGCGGATTACACCGTTGACGGCGGCGCGCATCACCTCAGCGCGAAAGATCCCGACGCAATCAGCCTCGCAGCGGTCCAGGCCGTGCCCGAACGGCCGGCGGAACTCGAATCCGATGCCAATGGCACCTTGCGTTTGGCAGCGCGCGAGCCCGGTCAATATGAATGGAAGACTGCGGCCGGAACGGTGCGACGGGTGGACATTGCTGCGGTGCCTGCGCCGCAGGAAATCACCGGACCGTGGGAGGTTCATTTTCCGCCCAAGTGGGGAGCGCCGTCACAAATCACCCTGGAGCGCCTGAGTTCATTGAGCGATTCGCCGATCGCCGGTGTTAAGTATTTTTCCGGCACGGCGACCTACGTGACGACGTTTGACTGGAATCCGGTTGCCGGTCCGGGCCAATCGAAGCCTGAATACTGGCTGGATCTGGGCGGGGTGCAGGTGATGGCGGCATTGCGACTGAATGGGCACGACCTGGGTGTTTTATGGAAACCACCGTTCCGCCGGAACATCACGGATGTGCTGAAACCCGGCCGTAATTCTTTGGAAATCCGGGTGGCGAATCTCTGGCCCAACCGGATGATCGGCGACGCGGCCTTGCCGGCAGCGGAGCGCTTTACGTGGAGTTCGTATGAGCCCTTCACCAAGGATTCGCCGCTGCCGGAGTCCGGTCTGCTCGGCCCGGTAACCATTCACACGATTGAAACCAGCCTGCCGTCCTCGAAGAATTGAACCCGGTTGTCCCCGCATGAATATGAAACGCACCCAACCTCTCCACTTTTCCCTTTTCGTCGCCTCCTTCGGGAGCGTAACGCTCCTTGGCGCATGGCTGCTGGCGCTCGGGGCCAGCTCGTTGTCGGCTGCGCCAGCCGATCCGCTGGAAGCCGGCTTTCGCAATCCGCCCGATGCGGCGAAGCCCCAGACGTGGTGGCATTGGATGAACGGCAATATCACCCGGGCCGGCATCACCGCCGACCTCGAAGCGATGAAGGCCATCGGCCTCGGCGGCGCGACGATTGTGAACGTGGACTGCGGGATTCCGTCCGGGCAGGTGAAATTCATGAGTCCTGAATGGCGCGCAGACTTCAAATTTGCGGTGCAGGAGGCGGACCGGCTTGGGCTCAAGCTGTCCGTGGAAAACTGCGCCGGCTGGTCCAGCAGCGGCGGTCCGTGGAACACGGTGACCAACGCCATGCAGCGCCTGACGGCCAGCGAAACCAATGTCAGCGGGCCCGGCGAGTTCGCCGCCGTGCTCCCGCAACCGCCGGTGACGCTGGGCTATTATCGCGACATCACGGTGCTCGCGTTCAAGACGCCGCCGGAAGTGCCGGCCGAGCCCGCGAATGCCGCGCCTGCGGGCGAGCGGATTGTCATCCAGCGCGCCGTGTTTGAGACGAAGGCCGGCGGGGCGGCGGCGGACGTGACGGCGAAGATCAACCGCCTGATTCAACGTGGCCAAAGGTCGGTGGTCGTCGGCCCGGATGAATTCGGCGATCCGGCCTACGGACAGGTCAAGCAACTGCGCCTCGAATTCACGCACAACGGCCAGCCCGGCACGTTGACCGTGGACGAAGGCGAGACGCTGCGGTTGCCGGTTCAAGGGGCGGCGCTGGCGGCGGTGCGATCGGGGGCCAAGACGGATGTGGACCGCACCTTTGCCAAGCCACCGCCCGCATCCGCCGCCACCGCGGGTGCAATCATTCCGCGTGACGGCATCTTGGATTTGACGGCGAACCTGGGCGCGGACGGCCGTCTGCAATGGCGCGTTCCGGCCGGGCAGTGGACGATTCTGCGCCTCGGGCATACGCCGACCGGCAAGAACAATCACCCGGCGCCCGCGGAGGGCACGGGTTTGGAATGCGACAAGTTCAGCCAGGCGGCGTTGGACGCGCATTGGGCCGGCTTCATGGAGAAGATTCTCAGTGACGTCGGCCCGCTGGCCGGCCGGACGCTCGACACCTCGTTGATCGACAGCTACGAAGTCGGCGACCAGGACTGGACCGGAACGTTTCGCGAGGAATTCATCCGGCGGCGCGGCTACGATCCCTTGAAGTTCCTGCCCGTGTTTACCCGGCGCGTGGTGGACAATCCGGCCGTGACGGCGCGGTTTCTCTGGGACATGCGCCGCACCATCGCCGATTTGTTTGCGGAGAATTACTTTGGGCACTTTGCCGAACTCTGCCGCCAGCACGGGCTGCTGAATGCCGTCGAGCCTTACACGGGGCCGTTCGAGTCGTTGCAATGCGGCGCGCCGGCGGACGTGGTGATGGGTGAATTCTGGAGCGGCTCGTCGGGGCATCCGTCGGTCAAACTGGCCGCCTCCATCGCGCACATTTACGGCAAAACCATCGTCGGCGCCGAATCGTTCACGGCCAGCCCCGAGCACGGGCGCTGGCAAAATGATCCGTATGGGCTCAAGCCGCTCGGCGATTTGATGTTCTGCCAGGGCCTGAACCGCTACATCTTTCATCGCTACGCGCATCAGCCGTGGCTGGACCGCTGGCCCGGCATGACAATGGGGCAGTGGGGCTTTCACTTCGAGCGCACCGAAACGTGGTGGAACCAGGGCAAGCCGTGGATCGATTACATCTCGCACTGCCAGTTTCTCCTGCAACAGGGCCGCGCGGTCGCCGACGTGGCGTATTTCACCGGTGAAAGCGCACCGGTCGAAATGCGGGAAGGCAAGCCGCCGCTGCCCGCGGGCTACGATTATGACGCCGTGAACGCGGCGGTGTTGCAACAGGGCGCCACCGTCCGCAAAGGCCGTGTCACGCTTGCGAGCGGCGCCAGCCATGCCGTGCTCGTCCTGCCGCCTGACGACATCAACCTGACGCCGCAAATGCTGGCGTGTCTCCGCAAACTCGTGCGCGCCGGGGCGACCGTGGTGGGCCCGCGGCCGCAACATTCACCGAGTCTCGCCGGCTATCCGCAATGTGATGCGGAGGTGAAGCAACTCGTCAATGAGTTGTGGGGCGCGTGCGACGGCACCAAGGTGCAGGAGAAC
Above is a window of Verrucomicrobiia bacterium DNA encoding:
- a CDS encoding glycosyl hydrolase, whose protein sequence is MITKALLVLLLSLGVGLSRAADLAKPFAHPPASARPWVYWFWNNGNITKAGITADLEAMQRVGIGGVIIMDVVERFAPPPGPADYLNAEWQELFCFAVAEAHRLGLEINLTNGPGWCGSSGPWITPELSMQMLVVTNVAVTGPLRFATVLPRPAMGSVRPHDGFNSTVKYDDYYRDIAVLAYPATTNAFLPPEAVLNLTTNLDREGNLNWEVPAGAWVIARIGHTTTGSSTRPPVKGGNGLECDKLSRAAMDVHFTNLLGKLITEIGPLAGRTLVATHIDSWEVGAQNWTAQLREEFLKRRGYDPLPYLPDVIHANDHVVIGAPAIARRFRWDYDQTIAELLAENYVGRLAELAHQHGLRLSIEGYDLPFGDEATYTAAADEPMSEFWATGGNQNEAKARQMASVAHIMGEKIVGAEAFTSGDNEQWKFHPATVKALGDYEFSQGINRFVIHRYAFQPYLDRYPGSTMGPWGLHYERTQTWWEMSGPWHEYLARCQFMLRQGWFVADLCYLRPQLPNQTYFTPNPAVPDGYKYDECSAAALLSRMRVKAGRLVLPDGMSYRLLVLPAGVRSMTPELVKKIKQLVADGATVFGPRPLASPSLADYPKCDDEVTQLAAQVWGDCDGETVTEHAFGKGRVIWGQPLKTVLEKLPTPADFTASTKLNWIHREVGGQQVYFVANERAIPVEARCTFRVKNLRPELWDPKTGTISPLPLFAETNGTIAATLRLGGSGSTFVVFRQRSRPADSVIDFTRAGQPVVPLTRASVIRIQRAIYGVPGDASRTRDVAAKLQALVDGGQTDFRVTQMAAGDDPAYGIVKTLEADYTVDGGAHHLSAKDPDAISLAAVQAVPERPAELESDANGTLRLAAREPGQYEWKTAAGTVRRVDIAAVPAPQEITGPWEVHFPPKWGAPSQITLERLSSLSDSPIAGVKYFSGTATYVTTFDWNPVAGPGQSKPEYWLDLGGVQVMAALRLNGHDLGVLWKPPFRRNITDVLKPGRNSLEIRVANLWPNRMIGDAALPAAERFTWSSYEPFTKDSPLPESGLLGPVTIHTIETSLPSSKN
- a CDS encoding glycosyl hydrolase; the encoded protein is MKRTQPLHFSLFVASFGSVTLLGAWLLALGASSLSAAPADPLEAGFRNPPDAAKPQTWWHWMNGNITRAGITADLEAMKAIGLGGATIVNVDCGIPSGQVKFMSPEWRADFKFAVQEADRLGLKLSVENCAGWSSSGGPWNTVTNAMQRLTASETNVSGPGEFAAVLPQPPVTLGYYRDITVLAFKTPPEVPAEPANAAPAGERIVIQRAVFETKAGGAAADVTAKINRLIQRGQRSVVVGPDEFGDPAYGQVKQLRLEFTHNGQPGTLTVDEGETLRLPVQGAALAAVRSGAKTDVDRTFAKPPPASAATAGAIIPRDGILDLTANLGADGRLQWRVPAGQWTILRLGHTPTGKNNHPAPAEGTGLECDKFSQAALDAHWAGFMEKILSDVGPLAGRTLDTSLIDSYEVGDQDWTGTFREEFIRRRGYDPLKFLPVFTRRVVDNPAVTARFLWDMRRTIADLFAENYFGHFAELCRQHGLLNAVEPYTGPFESLQCGAPADVVMGEFWSGSSGHPSVKLAASIAHIYGKTIVGAESFTASPEHGRWQNDPYGLKPLGDLMFCQGLNRYIFHRYAHQPWLDRWPGMTMGQWGFHFERTETWWNQGKPWIDYISHCQFLLQQGRAVADVAYFTGESAPVEMREGKPPLPAGYDYDAVNAAVLQQGATVRKGRVTLASGASHAVLVLPPDDINLTPQMLACLRKLVRAGATVVGPRPQHSPSLAGYPQCDAEVKQLVNELWGACDGTKVQENRCGKGRVIWGQSLDQILAAQKLGPDFSHGPGEPAARLAYAHRTTGKADIYFVSNQQRRFATVECSFRVSGRTPELWHPDTAVIEPAPVWTSHDGRTSVRLDLDPAGSVFVVFRSAAKKSPHLIAAQGEFADHPGARPVLKIQRAIYGATDGAGEMDVTAKFNGHLVDGQVELAVGNDTFGRDPAKDHRKELRVDYTLDQQPGHATVAEGETLTLPPGAVIDPAPRWTIRTRADGSAAITAWSNGRVKLQPARGRERTVEVGGLPDAQPVAGEWQLSFPPHWGAPPSLTLEKLMSWTDSTNAGVRYFSGTATYEKELTIAADQFGANRELWLDLGAVKNFAEVSLNGQDLGVLWKPPFRVNLTSVAKPGRNTLVVKVTNLWPNRIIGDEQLPADCEWDGKQLKAWPQWLLDGKPSPTGRLTFTTWHHYTKDSPLLESGLLGPVTLQSAETVALP